A window of Pseudomonadota bacterium contains these coding sequences:
- a CDS encoding S49 family peptidase codes for MSFEFLREQRAARRWGIFFKLLAVLYVSGFMLMSLPSDWNVATMGGGKVTALVDLQGVIAHGSEASADNMVKGLRAAFENSSTAGVILRINSPGGSPVQAGYINDEIFRLREKYPDIPLYAVVEDICASGGYYVAAAADKIYADKGSLVGSIGVRMDGFGFVDSLGKLGVERRLFTAGENKGFLDPFSDLDPVHVEHVHKLLAEIHQQFVNTVQKKRRDKLSKDPNIFSGLVWTGTQALELGLVDEFGSAGGVARDVIGAEKIVDFTPRDYSVEGLLKRTGVSMLSTLVSTRGWSW; via the coding sequence ATGTCCTTCGAATTCCTGCGCGAACAGCGCGCCGCGCGGCGTTGGGGCATTTTCTTCAAGCTGCTGGCGGTGCTCTATGTCAGCGGCTTCATGTTGATGTCGCTGCCCTCGGACTGGAACGTCGCGACCATGGGCGGCGGCAAGGTCACCGCGCTGGTCGACCTGCAGGGCGTCATCGCCCACGGCAGCGAAGCGAGCGCGGACAACATGGTGAAGGGCCTGCGCGCGGCCTTCGAGAACTCGTCGACCGCCGGCGTCATCCTGCGTATCAACAGCCCCGGCGGCAGCCCGGTCCAGGCCGGCTATATCAATGACGAGATCTTTCGCCTGCGCGAAAAATATCCCGACATCCCGCTGTACGCGGTGGTCGAGGACATCTGCGCTTCAGGCGGCTATTACGTGGCGGCGGCAGCTGACAAGATCTACGCCGACAAGGGCAGCCTGGTCGGCTCCATCGGCGTGCGCATGGACGGCTTCGGCTTCGTCGACAGCCTCGGCAAGCTCGGCGTCGAGCGGCGCCTGTTCACGGCCGGTGAGAACAAGGGGTTCCTCGATCCGTTCAGCGACCTGGACCCGGTGCACGTCGAGCACGTGCACAAGCTGCTCGCCGAGATCCATCAGCAATTCGTCAATACCGTACAGAAGAAACGCCGCGACAAGCTCAGCAAAGACCCGAACATCTTCTCGGGGCTGGTGTGGACCGGCACCCAGGCACTGGAGCTCGGGCTGGTGGACGAATTCGGCTCGGCCGGTGGCGTCGCCCGCGATGTCATCGGCGCGGAGAAAATCGTCGACTTCACGCCCCGCGACTATTCCGTCGAAGGCCTCTTGAAGCGCACCGGCGTATCGATGCTGAGCACGCTGGTCAGTACCCGCGGCTGGTCATGGTGA
- a CDS encoding HAD-IA family hydrolase, translating to MITLIVFDWDGTLMDSEARIVTAMQQAFAGEGAPPPAASAVREIIGLDLGHAVARLAPRLPAARLGAIVDGYRNRYARLHAIPSPLFDGAEASLAALRAAGYLLAIATGKSRRGLDRALEESGVGDYFATSRCGEECAPKPDPAMLRDILWDLDTPAEQALMVGDTEFDLVMAHAAGAHAAAVTYGAHPRARLLEHRPALVVDAIHELADAVAGFNQRLSTMI from the coding sequence ATGATTACCCTCATCGTGTTCGACTGGGACGGCACGCTGATGGATTCGGAGGCGCGCATCGTCACCGCCATGCAGCAGGCCTTCGCCGGGGAGGGGGCGCCACCGCCAGCGGCCTCCGCGGTGCGCGAGATCATCGGCCTCGACCTCGGCCACGCGGTCGCGCGGCTCGCGCCGCGCCTGCCCGCCGCCCGGCTCGGCGCGATCGTCGACGGCTACCGCAATCGCTATGCGCGTCTGCACGCGATACCGAGCCCCTTGTTCGACGGCGCCGAAGCGAGCCTCGCGGCGCTGCGTGCCGCCGGCTACCTGCTGGCGATTGCCACCGGCAAGAGCCGTCGCGGCCTAGACCGCGCGCTGGAGGAGAGTGGCGTTGGCGACTATTTCGCCACCAGCCGCTGCGGAGAGGAATGCGCGCCCAAGCCGGACCCGGCCATGCTGCGCGACATCCTGTGGGATCTGGATACGCCGGCCGAGCAAGCCTTGATGGTGGGCGACACCGAATTCGACCTCGTGATGGCGCACGCCGCCGGCGCCCACGCGGCCGCCGTCACCTACGGCGCGCATCCGCGCGCGCGCCTGCTCGAACATCGGCCGGCGCTGGTGGTCGACGCGATACACGAACTCGCCGATGCCGTCGCCGGGTTCAACCAACGCCTTTCCACGATGATCTAA
- a CDS encoding RluA family pseudouridine synthase, with translation MRAETVTAEHAGRRIDNYLLLLLKPAPKSLVYKLLRSGQVRVNGGRCKPDYRLSAGDVLRIPPVVAVAPGEIHIPDSRLAQLEAAVLFEDEHFLIVDKPAGLACHGGTGVAYGVIEIARKLRPAVARLDLAHRLDRDTSGCLILTKQVDVLRNLHEEIRERQMEKRYVALMRGVLPADLKSISAALSADREQGAEKRARVNSDGKASQTIVEKVEPVGDHSLVSLRLVTGRMHQIRAHAQHIGHSVAGDRLYGDDEFNRAMAARGLKRLFLHAASIAFESGARRIEAEAPLPAELDALLKDLRRTG, from the coding sequence GTGCGCGCCGAGACCGTCACGGCGGAGCACGCCGGTCGACGCATCGACAACTACCTGCTGCTGCTGCTCAAGCCCGCGCCCAAGAGCCTGGTGTACAAGCTGCTGCGTAGCGGCCAGGTGAGGGTCAACGGCGGACGCTGCAAGCCCGACTACCGCCTGTCCGCCGGCGACGTGCTGCGCATCCCGCCGGTGGTGGCCGTCGCGCCGGGCGAGATCCACATTCCCGACAGTCGCCTCGCACAGCTCGAGGCCGCCGTGCTGTTCGAGGACGAGCATTTCCTGATTGTCGACAAGCCTGCCGGCCTGGCCTGCCACGGCGGCACCGGCGTCGCCTACGGCGTCATCGAGATTGCGCGCAAACTGCGCCCGGCGGTGGCGCGCCTCGATCTCGCTCACCGGCTGGACCGCGACACTTCGGGCTGCCTCATTCTCACCAAGCAGGTCGACGTGTTGCGCAATCTCCACGAGGAGATCCGCGAGCGCCAAATGGAGAAGCGCTACGTGGCCTTGATGCGCGGCGTCTTGCCGGCCGACCTCAAGTCCATCAGCGCCGCCCTGTCCGCCGACCGCGAGCAGGGCGCCGAGAAGCGCGCGCGCGTCAACAGCGACGGCAAGGCGTCGCAAACCATCGTCGAGAAGGTCGAGCCCGTCGGCGACCATTCCCTGGTCAGCCTGCGGCTGGTGACCGGGCGCATGCACCAGATCCGCGCCCACGCCCAGCACATCGGCCATTCGGTGGCCGGTGATCGCCTGTACGGCGACGACGAGTTCAACCGCGCCATGGCGGCACGCGGGCTCAAGCGCCTGTTCCTGCACGCAGCGTCGATTGCCTTCGAGAGTGGCGCACGTCGCATCGAGGCCGAGGCGCCGCTGCCGGCCGAACTCGACGCGCTGCTCAAGGATCTGCGCCGGACGGGATGA
- a CDS encoding Rne/Rng family ribonuclease, protein MKRMLVNATQPEELRVALVDGQQLYDLDIEATGREQKKSNIYKAKIIRIEPSLEAAFVDYGAQRHGFLPLKEISRSYFKDKGKGTGGNGGRVNIKDVLSEGQELVVQVEKEERGNKGAALTTFISLAGRYLVAMPNNPRAGGVSRQIEGDDRDEAREAMSGLEIPENMGLILRTAGVGKSTEELQWDLDYLMQLWKAIDEAAESRKAPFLIFQDRNVIIRAVRDYLRNDIAEILVDDRKLYEQAQEFMQQVMPQNLNKLKLYEDSVPLFTRYQIEGQIETAFARSVRLPSGGSIVIEPTEALITIDINSSKATQGGDIEETATRTNLEAAQEIGRQMRLRDLGGLIVIDFIDMQSAKNQRAVENTLRDAVAADRARVQIGRISRFGLLEMSRQRLRPSLTEFSHGVCPRCDGVGTIRSVKSTALGVLRLIEEEAMKDSTAKVTAQVPVDVATFLLNEKRQDVTGIEARQEVQILLIPNQNLETPHFEIQRIREQDLPKMHLGESYEMVSEVESPTVDLTRSKPTPPQQQPLVKDVVRAAPQPEPPPAPAADAPRPGFFAKLFGGLFGGGEAAPAPVQQTGRARSAGEERGRGGRDGERDGRADGGRRSRGGANRRGGQSNREGGNRESGNRGEQAGREGGNRERANRDGGQREVNGNREQPAAREAGNRDTGNRDTGNRDGGNRDGAPREGGERRRGRGRGRGNRDNAPVVDAETGVVNDEQPRGGDGEGNSGGRGRRDGRRERPRREEQAGAVALVEVADDALSETVEATTTVAAHGLDEFNTPRYDYDEDPTERNPNPVPENVQVIAAAEDEPAPLVEDDKPTPVAVQNHFEFEPSEAPTVVAGTDAEVEAAPPSAAVEETVPSVAEAVPVAAAPAAGVEEEEIQPTADPASVAPIAAAHHGEDDDDDNRGNRV, encoded by the coding sequence ATGAAAAGAATGCTGGTCAACGCGACCCAGCCGGAAGAGCTGCGCGTTGCATTGGTCGATGGGCAACAACTGTACGACCTCGACATCGAAGCAACGGGCAGAGAACAGAAAAAATCCAACATCTACAAAGCGAAGATCATCCGCATCGAGCCCAGCCTCGAGGCGGCCTTCGTCGATTACGGCGCCCAGCGCCACGGCTTCCTGCCGTTGAAGGAAATCTCCCGCTCCTATTTCAAGGACAAGGGTAAGGGCACCGGCGGCAACGGTGGCCGCGTCAACATCAAGGACGTCCTGTCCGAAGGCCAGGAACTGGTCGTACAGGTCGAGAAGGAAGAGCGCGGCAACAAGGGCGCGGCGCTCACCACCTTCATCAGCCTCGCCGGCCGCTACCTGGTGGCGATGCCCAACAATCCCCGTGCCGGTGGCGTGTCTCGCCAGATCGAGGGGGATGACCGAGACGAGGCTCGCGAGGCCATGTCCGGGCTCGAAATCCCCGAAAACATGGGGCTCATCCTGCGCACCGCCGGTGTCGGCAAGTCGACCGAAGAGCTGCAGTGGGACCTCGACTACCTCATGCAGCTGTGGAAGGCCATCGACGAGGCCGCCGAGAGCCGCAAGGCGCCGTTCCTGATCTTCCAGGACCGCAACGTCATCATCCGCGCCGTGCGCGACTACCTGCGCAACGACATCGCCGAGATCCTGGTCGACGACCGCAAGCTCTACGAGCAGGCCCAGGAGTTCATGCAGCAGGTCATGCCGCAGAACCTCAACAAGCTCAAGCTCTACGAGGACAGCGTGCCGCTGTTCACGCGCTACCAGATCGAAGGCCAGATCGAGACCGCCTTCGCGCGCTCGGTGCGCCTGCCCAGCGGCGGCTCCATCGTCATCGAGCCGACCGAGGCCCTGATCACCATCGATATCAACTCATCGAAAGCCACCCAGGGCGGCGATATCGAGGAGACCGCGACCCGCACCAACCTCGAAGCCGCCCAGGAAATCGGCCGCCAGATGCGGCTGCGCGACCTGGGGGGACTCATCGTCATCGATTTCATCGACATGCAGTCGGCCAAGAACCAGCGTGCGGTGGAGAACACCCTGCGTGATGCCGTGGCCGCCGATCGCGCACGCGTTCAGATCGGGCGCATCTCGCGCTTCGGCCTGCTGGAAATGTCGCGTCAGCGCCTGCGTCCGTCGCTCACCGAGTTCAGCCACGGGGTGTGCCCGCGCTGCGACGGCGTCGGCACCATTCGCAGCGTCAAGTCGACCGCCCTCGGTGTGCTGCGCCTCATCGAAGAAGAGGCCATGAAGGATTCCACCGCCAAGGTCACCGCCCAGGTGCCGGTGGATGTCGCCACCTTCCTGTTGAACGAGAAGCGTCAGGACGTGACCGGTATCGAGGCGCGCCAGGAAGTGCAGATCCTGCTCATTCCGAATCAGAATCTCGAGACCCCGCATTTCGAGATCCAGCGTATCCGTGAACAGGACCTGCCGAAGATGCATCTCGGTGAGTCCTACGAAATGGTCTCCGAGGTCGAAAGCCCGACGGTCGACCTGACGCGCAGCAAGCCCACCCCGCCGCAACAGCAGCCGCTGGTCAAGGACGTGGTGCGTGCCGCGCCCCAGCCGGAGCCGCCGCCCGCGCCGGCCGCCGACGCACCGCGCCCGGGCTTTTTCGCCAAGCTGTTCGGCGGCCTGTTCGGCGGTGGCGAAGCAGCGCCGGCGCCGGTGCAGCAGACCGGTCGCGCGCGCAGCGCTGGCGAAGAGCGCGGTCGTGGTGGCCGCGATGGCGAACGCGATGGACGTGCCGATGGCGGCCGTCGCAGCCGCGGTGGCGCCAATCGGCGCGGCGGTCAATCCAATCGTGAAGGTGGCAACCGCGAAAGCGGCAACCGCGGCGAGCAGGCCGGTCGTGAAGGCGGCAACCGTGAGCGCGCTAATCGCGACGGTGGCCAGCGCGAGGTCAACGGCAATCGCGAGCAACCCGCCGCGCGCGAAGCGGGCAACCGCGACACCGGCAATCGCGATACCGGTAACCGGGATGGCGGCAACCGTGACGGCGCGCCGCGCGAGGGCGGTGAACGTCGTCGCGGCCGGGGCCGCGGTCGCGGCAACCGCGACAACGCGCCGGTCGTCGACGCCGAAACGGGCGTGGTCAACGACGAGCAACCGCGCGGCGGCGATGGCGAAGGCAACAGCGGTGGCCGTGGTCGCCGCGATGGCCGTCGTGAACGCCCGCGCCGCGAAGAGCAGGCCGGCGCCGTGGCGCTGGTCGAGGTCGCCGACGACGCGCTGTCCGAGACGGTGGAAGCCACGACGACCGTGGCCGCGCATGGCCTCGACGAGTTCAATACGCCGCGCTACGACTACGACGAAGACCCGACCGAGAGAAACCCCAATCCGGTCCCGGAGAACGTGCAGGTGATCGCCGCCGCGGAAGACGAGCCGGCGCCACTGGTCGAAGACGACAAGCCGACGCCGGTCGCGGTGCAGAACCATTTCGAGTTCGAGCCGTCCGAGGCGCCGACCGTGGTGGCCGGTACCGACGCCGAAGTCGAAGCCGCGCCGCCCAGCGCCGCGGTGGAGGAAACGGTGCCGAGCGTTGCTGAAGCGGTGCCGGTGGCGGCCGCGCCGGCTGCAGGCGTCGAGGAAGAGGAAATCCAACCGACCGCCGACCCGGCCAGCGTCGCACCCATCGCCGCCGCCCATCACGGTGAGGACGACGACGACGACAATCGCGGCAACCGGGTCTGA
- a CDS encoding peptide chain release factor 3, with amino-acid sequence MSTSQQEIARRRTFAIISHPDAGKTTVTEKLLLLGGAINIAGTVKARKSARYATSDWMEIEKQRGISVTSSVMQFDYRDRVINLLDTPGHEDFSEDTYRTLTAVDSALMVIDAARGVEDRTIKLLDVCRLRNTPVITFINKLDRHARDPLDLLDEIETVLKIKCAPVTWPLGSGQHFDGIFDFRTRTVIPYVRGGDNDQREEAEQISLEEARQRFPESTKTLMEEIELIEGAGTEFNEEDYLAGRITPVFFGTALRNFGVRELLNAFVEYAPGPLPRDTTQGEVPADAPSFSGFVFKIQANMDPNHRDRIAFVRICSGQYQDSKKFYNVRLARQVQLPNAIRFMAQGRDATESAWAGDIIGIHNHGTIQIGDTFTEGEKFKFFGIPSFAPELFRRVRTADPLKSKALIKGLTQLCEEGAAQVFSYINRNDIVLGAVGVLQFDVVAWRLKYEYSVECIFEPISVQTARWVTAAKDADIDKLKAHSGQYLAIDGAGQLAYLAPSMVNLGLAQERFPEINFRATREMLE; translated from the coding sequence ATGTCCACCAGCCAACAAGAAATCGCGCGTCGTCGCACCTTCGCCATCATCTCCCACCCCGACGCCGGCAAGACCACGGTCACCGAGAAGCTGCTGCTGCTCGGCGGGGCAATCAACATCGCCGGCACCGTCAAGGCGCGCAAGAGCGCGCGCTATGCGACCTCGGATTGGATGGAAATTGAAAAGCAGCGCGGCATCTCGGTGACATCCTCGGTGATGCAGTTCGATTATCGCGACCGCGTCATCAACCTGCTCGACACGCCCGGTCACGAAGACTTCTCGGAAGACACCTACCGCACCCTGACCGCCGTCGACTCGGCGCTGATGGTCATCGATGCCGCGCGCGGCGTGGAAGACCGCACCATCAAGCTGCTGGACGTGTGTCGCCTGCGCAATACGCCGGTCATCACCTTCATCAACAAGCTCGATCGCCATGCCCGCGATCCGCTGGACCTGCTCGACGAAATCGAGACCGTGCTCAAGATCAAATGCGCGCCGGTGACCTGGCCGCTGGGCTCCGGGCAGCATTTCGATGGCATTTTCGATTTTCGCACCCGCACCGTCATCCCCTACGTGCGTGGCGGCGACAACGACCAGCGCGAGGAGGCCGAGCAGATCTCGCTCGAGGAAGCGCGGCAACGCTTTCCCGAGAGCACCAAGACGCTGATGGAGGAAATCGAACTCATCGAAGGCGCGGGCACCGAGTTCAACGAAGAGGACTATCTCGCCGGGCGCATCACGCCGGTGTTCTTCGGCACGGCGCTGCGCAATTTCGGCGTGCGCGAGCTGCTGAACGCCTTCGTCGAATACGCGCCCGGCCCCTTGCCGCGCGACACCACGCAGGGCGAAGTACCGGCCGACGCGCCGAGCTTTTCCGGCTTCGTGTTCAAGATCCAGGCGAACATGGACCCCAATCACCGCGATCGCATCGCCTTCGTGCGGATCTGCTCCGGGCAGTACCAGGACAGCAAGAAGTTCTACAACGTGCGCCTCGCTCGCCAGGTGCAGTTGCCCAATGCCATCCGCTTCATGGCCCAAGGCCGTGACGCCACCGAGTCGGCGTGGGCCGGCGACATCATCGGCATCCACAACCACGGCACCATCCAGATTGGCGACACTTTCACCGAAGGAGAGAAATTCAAGTTCTTCGGCATTCCGAGTTTCGCCCCCGAACTGTTCCGCCGCGTGCGCACCGCGGATCCCTTGAAGAGCAAGGCGCTGATCAAGGGCCTGACGCAGCTGTGCGAGGAGGGCGCCGCGCAGGTGTTCAGCTACATCAACCGCAACGACATCGTGCTCGGCGCGGTGGGTGTGCTGCAGTTCGACGTGGTGGCGTGGCGGCTGAAGTACGAATACTCGGTGGAGTGCATCTTCGAACCGATCTCGGTGCAGACGGCACGCTGGGTGACGGCGGCCAAGGACGCGGACATCGACAAGCTCAAGGCCCACTCGGGCCAGTACCTGGCGATCGATGGCGCGGGGCAGTTGGCCTACCTCGCGCCGTCGATGGTCAACCTCGGGCTTGCACAGGAACGCTTTCCGGAGATCAACTTCCGCGCCACGCGCGAAATGCTGGAGTAG
- a CDS encoding holo-ACP synthase — MIRGIGVDMAEIRRFSESYERFGMRFPERILSDSELRDFARTRNPGRFLAMRFAAKEATSKALGTGFKQGVAPRQMYVVHSPSGKPNLGVSGQAARLFTEMGISASHISLTDEGGFVVAYVILETP, encoded by the coding sequence GTGATCCGCGGCATCGGCGTCGACATGGCGGAGATCCGCCGCTTCAGCGAATCCTACGAACGCTTCGGCATGCGCTTTCCGGAACGCATCCTCTCCGACAGCGAACTGCGCGACTTCGCGCGCACGCGCAACCCGGGGCGCTTCCTGGCCATGCGCTTCGCGGCCAAGGAAGCGACCTCCAAGGCGCTCGGCACGGGCTTCAAGCAAGGCGTGGCGCCGCGCCAGATGTACGTCGTGCATTCGCCGAGTGGCAAACCCAATCTCGGCGTGTCCGGCCAGGCGGCCCGCCTGTTCACCGAAATGGGCATCTCGGCAAGCCACATCTCGCTCACCGACGAGGGCGGTTTCGTGGTGGCCTACGTAATCCTCGAAACGCCCTGA
- a CDS encoding pyridoxine 5'-phosphate synthase — protein sequence MNLGVNIDHVATLRQARRTRYPDLAIAARAAEVGGADSITIHLREDRRHIQDADVHQLRRSLEVPMNLEMAATHEMVSIACAVRPWACCIVPERRAELTTEGGLDVVACYEQLGPLCAHLARAGIEVSLFIDPSEAQIDAAARLGVAAIELHTGTYADATEAGQQAKQLALIQAGAARAAAAGLIVNAGHGLHYENVAAIAAIEVIRDLNIGHSIVARALFVGMTGAVEEMKLAMRKAAP from the coding sequence ATGAATCTCGGAGTCAACATCGACCACGTCGCGACCCTGCGCCAGGCACGCCGTACCCGTTACCCGGATCTCGCGATTGCCGCGCGCGCCGCCGAGGTCGGTGGCGCCGACAGCATCACCATTCACCTGCGTGAAGACCGGCGCCATATCCAGGACGCCGACGTTCACCAGCTGCGCCGCAGCCTCGAAGTGCCCATGAACCTCGAGATGGCGGCCACCCACGAGATGGTGTCCATCGCCTGCGCGGTGCGGCCATGGGCGTGCTGTATCGTGCCGGAGCGCCGCGCCGAGCTGACCACCGAAGGCGGCCTCGATGTCGTCGCCTGCTACGAACAGCTCGGCCCGCTGTGCGCCCACCTGGCGCGCGCCGGCATCGAAGTGTCCCTGTTCATCGACCCCAGCGAAGCGCAGATCGATGCCGCCGCGCGCCTCGGCGTGGCCGCCATCGAACTGCACACCGGCACCTATGCCGACGCCACGGAGGCCGGGCAACAGGCTAAGCAGCTAGCACTGATCCAAGCCGGCGCGGCGCGGGCCGCCGCCGCCGGTCTCATCGTCAACGCCGGCCATGGCCTGCACTATGAAAACGTCGCGGCGATCGCCGCCATCGAGGTGATACGCGACCTCAACATCGGTCATTCCATCGTGGCGCGCGCGCTGTTCGTCGGCATGACCGGCGCGGTCGAGGAAATGAAACTGGCGATGCGCAAGGCCGCACCGTGA
- the recO gene encoding DNA repair protein RecO, translating into MATDAADDSGYVLHSRRYRETSLIVEFLTETRGRVAAVARGALRRNSALAASLQPLVPLRLQLVGRGELMNLVRAEPLAHPPMLAGERLYCLFYVNELVMRLTASHDPNHELFEIYCATLAALAGEGAIEEILRRFEKQLLDALGFGLQLDCEAGGDQALAAEACYHYDVERGAVPVGPEATGSKVHGATLLALAAEEPLSPQALREAKHLMRHVLNHHLDGRPLTSRKLFEALAGGKP; encoded by the coding sequence ATGGCCACCGACGCCGCCGATGATTCAGGCTACGTGCTCCACAGTCGCCGCTACCGTGAGACCAGCCTCATCGTCGAATTCCTGACCGAGACCCGTGGACGCGTGGCGGCGGTGGCGCGCGGCGCTTTGCGGCGCAACTCGGCGCTGGCCGCCAGCCTCCAGCCACTGGTGCCTTTGCGCCTGCAGCTCGTCGGCCGCGGTGAACTCATGAACCTGGTGCGCGCCGAACCCTTGGCCCATCCGCCTATGCTGGCGGGTGAGCGTCTCTACTGCCTGTTCTATGTCAACGAACTCGTCATGCGCCTGACCGCCAGCCATGATCCCAACCATGAACTTTTCGAGATCTATTGCGCCACGTTGGCGGCGCTGGCCGGCGAGGGCGCCATCGAGGAGATCCTGAGACGCTTCGAGAAGCAGCTCTTGGATGCGCTCGGCTTCGGCCTGCAGCTCGATTGCGAGGCGGGCGGCGACCAGGCGCTCGCGGCCGAGGCGTGCTATCACTACGACGTCGAGCGCGGCGCGGTACCGGTCGGGCCCGAAGCCACCGGCTCGAAGGTGCACGGCGCGACCCTGCTGGCATTGGCGGCGGAGGAACCGCTGTCACCCCAGGCACTGCGCGAGGCCAAGCACCTCATGCGTCATGTGCTCAATCACCATCTCGATGGCCGCCCGCTGACGTCGCGCAAGCTGTTCGAAGCGCTGGCGGGCGGAAAGCCGTAG
- the era gene encoding GTPase Era, whose protein sequence is MSTPVERCGLVAIVGRANVGKSTLLNCILGQKLSITSRKPQTTRYQILGVKTIDDTQLVFVDTPGWQRHPKNELNRQMNRQVRHALGDVDRAVLVADARYWHADDQVVYDMLSEAGLPIVLALNKHDLLKSKADLLPLIAELSANKQFAAIIPICARTGSGVDDLVNELSRAMPERAHLYPHDQITDRPERFFASEIIREKTLRFLGDELPYRTTVLIDDFKDEDNLTSILATIWVERDSQKSIVIGKDGELLKRISTEARQDLEQLLQRRVFLRVWVKTRRGWTDSAEAMQPLGLGD, encoded by the coding sequence ATGAGCACGCCCGTGGAACGCTGCGGCCTGGTCGCCATCGTCGGCCGCGCCAATGTCGGCAAGTCGACCTTGCTCAATTGCATACTTGGCCAAAAGCTCAGCATCACGTCGCGCAAGCCGCAGACCACGCGTTATCAAATCCTGGGTGTGAAGACCATTGACGACACGCAGTTGGTGTTCGTCGACACGCCGGGCTGGCAGCGTCATCCCAAGAACGAACTCAACCGCCAGATGAACCGCCAGGTGCGCCACGCGCTGGGCGATGTCGACCGCGCGGTGCTGGTTGCCGACGCACGCTATTGGCATGCCGACGACCAGGTCGTGTACGACATGCTGAGCGAGGCCGGTCTGCCCATAGTGCTGGCGCTCAACAAGCACGATCTCCTGAAATCGAAAGCGGATCTCCTGCCGCTGATCGCGGAACTCAGCGCGAACAAGCAGTTCGCCGCCATCATTCCGATCTGCGCGCGCACGGGCTCGGGCGTCGATGATCTCGTGAACGAACTCAGTCGTGCCATGCCCGAACGTGCGCATCTGTATCCCCACGACCAGATCACCGACCGCCCGGAGCGCTTCTTCGCCAGCGAGATCATTCGCGAGAAAACCCTGCGCTTCCTCGGCGACGAGTTGCCCTATCGCACCACGGTGCTGATCGACGATTTCAAGGACGAGGACAACCTCACCAGCATCCTCGCGACCATCTGGGTGGAACGCGACAGCCAAAAATCCATCGTGATCGGCAAGGACGGCGAGCTGTTGAAGCGCATCTCGACCGAGGCGCGCCAGGATCTCGAGCAACTGCTGCAGCGGCGTGTGTTTCTGCGCGTATGGGTCAAGACCCGGCGCGGCTGGACCGACAGCGCCGAGGCCATGCAGCCGCTGGGGCTGGGCGATTGA
- the rnc gene encoding ribonuclease III, translating to MQHIAGKILRTLGYAFQDESLLTRALTHRSVGARHNERLEFLGDALLGMVVAEHLFSQFPDADEGQLTRTRATLVNRESLAEVARGLDLGDLIRLGEGELKSGGWRRDSILANAVEALLGAIYLDGGMDACRDTVLRLLATRLSSIDPDSTRKDAKTALQEFLQSRRRSLPEYKTMDISGPSHEQVFTVSCQVDSLPEPVVASGPTRRKAEQAAARATLQLLNPR from the coding sequence TTGCAGCACATCGCCGGCAAAATCCTGCGCACGCTGGGCTATGCCTTCCAGGACGAAAGCCTGCTGACGCGCGCCCTCACGCATCGCAGCGTGGGCGCCCGTCATAACGAAAGACTGGAATTCCTCGGCGATGCACTGCTCGGCATGGTGGTCGCCGAGCACCTGTTTTCGCAGTTTCCCGACGCCGACGAAGGCCAGTTGACGCGCACTCGCGCGACCCTGGTCAATCGCGAGAGCCTGGCCGAGGTCGCGCGCGGTCTCGATCTCGGCGATCTCATCCGCCTGGGCGAAGGCGAATTGAAGAGCGGCGGCTGGCGCCGTGACTCGATCCTGGCCAATGCCGTCGAAGCGCTGCTGGGCGCCATCTATCTCGACGGCGGCATGGACGCCTGCCGCGACACGGTGCTGCGCCTGCTCGCCACGCGGCTCAGCAGTATCGACCCCGACAGCACACGCAAGGACGCCAAGACCGCCTTGCAGGAATTCCTTCAAAGCCGGCGTCGCAGCCTGCCGGAGTATAAGACCATGGATATATCGGGCCCGTCCCACGAGCAAGTTTTCACCGTCAGTTGCCAGGTCGACAGCCTGCCGGAGCCGGTCGTCGCCAGCGGGCCGACACGCCGCAAGGCCGAGCAAGCCGCCGCGCGCGCCACCTTGCAGCTGTTGAATCCGCGATGA
- a CDS encoding DUF4845 domain-containing protein produces the protein MNSKRHQRGVTLSGLITSCIVLGAAALLAMKLWPVYNEKMKVDQAMEHLGANPDAARMSKGEVVQALMRQFDVSDVDRFDTPGLSKVVTVGKKKGTNDKVVVIEYEIRAPLFSNLDVIMNYRNVKEFGPVKTD, from the coding sequence ATGAATTCGAAGCGACATCAACGGGGCGTGACCTTAAGCGGCCTCATCACCAGCTGTATCGTGCTGGGCGCGGCCGCGTTGTTGGCCATGAAGCTGTGGCCGGTCTACAACGAAAAAATGAAAGTCGACCAGGCCATGGAGCATCTCGGCGCCAATCCGGACGCGGCGCGCATGAGCAAGGGCGAAGTGGTCCAGGCTTTGATGCGCCAGTTCGACGTCAGCGACGTCGATCGCTTCGACACCCCGGGCCTGTCCAAGGTCGTGACGGTCGGCAAGAAGAAGGGCACCAATGACAAGGTCGTGGTCATCGAATACGAGATCCGCGCGCCGCTGTTCAGCAATCTCGACGTCATCATGAACTACCGCAACGTAAAGGAATTCGGTCCGGTCAAGACCGACTGA